From the genome of Nicotiana sylvestris chromosome 2, ASM39365v2, whole genome shotgun sequence, one region includes:
- the LOC138883933 gene encoding uncharacterized protein has product MKGVIRFGKKGKLSPRYIGPYQIVQRIERVAYKLDLPQELDAIHPVFHVSMLRKFLGDPSCISPIEDIQVTEDLSYEEIPVAILDRQIRKLRTKEVASVKVLWRNNNIEEMTWEAEEDMKSRYPHLFESSGDMLE; this is encoded by the coding sequence atgaagggtgtaatAAGATTTGGCAAGAAGGGAAAACTTAGCCCTAGATATATCGGGCCATATCAGATTGTTCAAAGAATTGAGCGAGTAGCCTACAAACTTGACTTGCCACAGGAATTAGATGCAATCCATCCAGTATTTCACGTTTCCATGCTTCGCAAATTTTTAGGTGATCCTTCTTGCATCAGCCCTATTGAGGATATTCAAGTTACCGAGGACTTGTCATATGAAGAAATACCTGTTGCCATTCTTGACCGTCAAATCCGTAAGCTACGGACTAAAGAGGTAGCCTCagtaaaagtactttggaggaacaataaTATAGAGGAAATGacatgggaggccgaggaagacatgaagtccaGATACCCTCATTTATTTGAGTCTTCAGGTGATATGCTTGAGTGA